Genomic segment of Salvia splendens isolate huo1 chromosome 12, SspV2, whole genome shotgun sequence:
CGAACCGAGGTTCACATACGCGACAATACCTTTCCAGACGCAACACCTAAATCccgaaaaaattattttattaccgACTGagacttttaaaaaaattattgtttaGCAGGGCTCACCTATGAGAACAGGCTGAACGCTGTTCAAAAGTATATAAACAGCAACAAGAGGTGAGAGACGTGCAAACGCTTTAGCCACTTGCTCACGCCTTAGTCCACCCAGTGATGATGAGACTCCAAGAACGCCAAGACAAAACACACAAGTCGTATGACATATACACAAACAGTTTCTATGTTGTGTTATGATAAAAGGAGGCTAACCAGATCATCACACCAGACGACACTACAAGCTTGACCGTCGGTCTAAGATCTCTGAACGCTAAGGCCGTGAAGCCTCTCCACGTCTGTATGCATCCTCCGGACACCATATACAAAAGTTGGCCTAAATTCATGATCAAGAAAGCCAAACAAGTGGATGACATGACGCCAGAAACGCCAAACTCCAATTTCACAACTAGAAGCCACGAGAGGAGCACGTGCGTGAGCAAGGAGACAATTGCATAGCATGACAAGACGAAGTTCTTGCTCTGAGACTGCAGATAGGCATTGCAGCCGTACATTGCACCATACAAGAAGACGACAGCGATGAACCAGGGAGCGACATCCCCTGCCATGTCCGCAATGTTGTGGTCCTGTCCTAATGCTTTCAGAACCGGAGCAGCAAACACAAACAGGGGTATGACCAGAACACAAACAACGAGCAAGATGATGTACGATTGCTGAAGATAAATTCCAAGCTTCTCGTATTGTTTGGCGCTGTATGCTTGCCCACATAGAGTCCCCACCCCACCAACCATGCCTAGCTGCATATTTGTAACCaaaaaaatatctttatttTGCTAGAAACTAAATCAACCAGGGCTCAGTACCTGAATGCCAAGGACAAATCAGAAGAGCACAGTGAAGACGAGGGCGTAAGCAGCAAGGTGTGTGGAGCCAATGTGGCCCATAAAAGACTGGCTGACTACATGTACACCAAATGTTGAAAATGGTGTTAGTATAGCTGGACCAGCTACAATCAAGACCTTTTTTTATCTCACTCCATATTTTCTTCTTCAAAGATGACTTGGCTTCGTCTCTGGCTAAATCCAGCAGACTTTCCTTCATGCTTCCTTCCATTCTATAGTGATCAAGCTCTTGCACCTACCCTTCTGCAATTTATACATGTATTGTCCATTAGTTTTATGAGTTTTAACATAATCATATGTGATTAGTGATTACACAAActaatcaacacacaaaagggAGCGTGAGCATTTTCTTGAAGAATTGATACAATTTCTATTCTATACTATCAAACAGACGTACACACACACTTAGTCACTTACGTAACAACCAAGACGAGTTGCAACAATCTTTCAGACAAGAAACATTAAATCATGCTTTCACTAAAGAGAAGGGATAACTGAAGATGAAGAAATCAGTAAAATGAAATGGAGTCAAAGAACTCACCTGTAATATCTTGTTTTATATTTTGAGAGAACCTTGTTTTTTATTCTCATAGTATTATTCTTTGTGGTGTTTATTAGTACAAACTTTATATGTAGAGTGTCTGAGAATAGTGCGGTTGGTAATGAAAACACAATTATCTATGCATATATAAAGTGGAGTGACTATGTGACCTACAATTTCTCTCACATTTTGTTtcgtttctttgatttttgtgaCAAAAGGAATCTGcttaattttttattctatGAACTGTTATTTAATTATAGACCCAGTTAAAGGGTTACGTTAGactaactttttaaaattaataatgataATCGACAATTATATCAATAATTTATGTTATAGATGTCAACACGAACATATTTGTATGTCAACTAAATGTAGTTGACATACGTATGCTTTCTATTGACACCAACACTTACATGTTAATAGAAGACATACTCATTTAGTTGACGTACAAATATCTTCATGTTGACATCTATAACATAAATTATTAACATAGTTGTTAGTtattgatgcgaagcatatttcctatACTTTCCCCCCGTAGACTAAACATTTCTATGTTAATTGTAATTCACCAAGTCGTGTTTTGAGTGTAGTTTTGGGTGTTGGAAGCTGTAAATGCGTCAGAAGAGCAGGCAGAAgaaacacccggccgggtgaaatgTTCGATGCATgaggagtccagaaagttcgcccggtcgggcgttctgacATCacaaaaacgcccggtcgggcgtttgttTTTTTAACTGCAAAATTGCAGTTTCATGCGGCAGTTCCTTTTTTTTCCAAGAAGAGAGAGGGacgaaaggaaaagaaaaaaggaaagaaaggtGTCAGAGGGTTCTGGGAAAAAGGGGAGAGCAAGTGAGAGGACAAAAAGGTGTTGGAGAGAGAGATTGATTTGGTGGAGTAATTTTGGAAGCTAGTGATTGAAAAGTGACGTTGCTATTGAAGAGAACTTGACAGAATATTCAAGTCATACATTATCTTGGATTTGGTTTCATGGTTTTAATGGCTGACtctcaatttattattttcgcTACTTTTGAAATGTTTGGCTAAAAATCTTAGTGTTGCTCCAAACATGTAATCGGATAATTTGTTTGTATGATTTATTCTATGTTCTTCTTTATCTTATGATCGTCGTTATCacaattttattgtttaaaTCTATTACTTTTGGTGCATCATTTGTAGTAGATACTTATTCTTATtcaaatgtctctttaactttgaaTAAGATGGATCATTGTGATAATGAATTATCAAATAGATTTGTTTAAATGATAATTTGATAATGGATTTCTTGTGCTTATAATAATTGATCTTTGAGTCTCGCGCTTCCGTAGGATCCATAGATTAATGAAAATTAGTTTATAGAATATGTGTTCAACTATTCTTAAGCTATTGTATGTCGAGCATGTTCAGTGCTAGCATCGAGAATTGATTTCATAGTCCCGTAATTCATAAGATAGAATTGGACATTAGATTAAATCACTGTTTTATCCGTGaatgtttggagtaacaatttCTTCTCTTCATTCGTCTCGCTCATTTAATCTCttgtaattgtttttgcataatctagaaatcaaaatcttcaaatcaaaataccctcttttatgtgttttctttatATTGGAGTTAATTGATCTttaccttccctgtggatcgacatcTAAAATAACTACATACGAAGCTGTAATCTTGCAGTGAAGTTGTAATATTTGGGTTAATTAATTGAACTTGAGTGCTATATTATCTTTTGTAATAAACctaaaaattacacatcaagttatcaatttaaaaaaaattatcaattgATAATAATGTCCCCTAAGTCGTAATCACTATCACTGgttttatactatatatattgACGTAGTAACAAattaacaacaaaaaaaattcatcacGTGCTTGATTCACGCATTAAGTATATGGTTGGGAAATGGGTTCTAAATAATCTATTTAAACTTTAAGCAATTCATTTGTCAGgtttagtttatattttaaacttatcATCTATTTTCTCCGTTTATCATTAAAAGTGTTATTTATTGGCAAcagatttaaaaaatattaagaaaaataagtgaaaaaaagttagtggattataagtctcacttgtatatattaatttaaatgaaatgtgggtGAAATAAGTTAGTCGAAACTctattatcatttatagtaaaaataaactGAAACTCCTATTCACGGATGAATTAAGATAGAAAAATGGAGCTGATATTCACAAACAGAGAAAGTAGTGCATCTAATTTTATCGATTTGACTTGCCTAAACTTCCATACAACGACTAGATTATGGCGTGAATGTTGAGGGATGAGAGTAATGTTGAGTAAAAAATTCCTTAAATCTAAAATACTTATATTATTCATGTATTTACCTCTATTATCTAAGTCTATCTTGCATgtaaaaacatttaaattttaaatacttAGATCttt
This window contains:
- the LOC121758437 gene encoding protein DETOXIFICATION 22-like isoform X2; the protein is MQLGMVGGVGTLCGQAYSAKQYEKLGIYLQQSYIILLVVCVLVIPLFVFAAPVLKALGQDHNIADMAGDVAPWFIAVVFLYGAMYGCNAYLQSQSKNFVLSCYAIVSLLTHVLLSWLLVVKLEFGVSGVMSSTCLAFLIMNLGQLLYMVSGGCIQTWRGFTALAFRDLRPTVKLVVSSGVMIWLASFYHNTT
- the LOC121758437 gene encoding uncharacterized protein LOC121758437 isoform X1 codes for the protein MEGSMKESLLDLARDEAKSSLKKKIWSEIKKGLDCSWSSYTNTIFNIWCTCSQPVFYGPHWLHTPCCLRPRLHCALLICPWHSARHGWWGGDSMWASIQRQTIREAWNLSSAIVHHLARCLCSGHTPVCVCCSGSESIRTGPQHCGHGRGCRSLVHRCRLLVWCNVRLQCLSAVSEQELRLVMLCNCLLAHARAPLVASSCEIGVWRFWRHVIHLFGFLDHEFRPTFVYGVRRMHTDVERLHGLSVQRS